Genomic segment of Drosophila ananassae strain 14024-0371.13 chromosome 2L, ASM1763931v2, whole genome shotgun sequence:
AAACAATAATTCTGTAGCTGGAAGTGTGTAACTGAAAGAGATTGTTGTTACCAAACTTTTGTTACCTTTGGGAAATCAACCCTAACATGGTGCCATTCCCACCAACAGTGGTAAAGACTACATTTGCATAACTtgttcttttcttttataaaaattggaaTTACAGATTAACATGAACAGGATGTGGGAAGTACATTTCCCGGAGCTTTAATCACGAAACCGAAATCCCTTGGCTGTCAAATCCTTTCGGGCCTCCAAAATCTGTGCTTGAAGTTCCTTGGCTGCTTCAGGACAGTCGTTAAATGTAAAGGTTCTGTACAAGACGGTCCAAACGGAGAAGATCTAGATAGGATTGATGCAGACATATTACTCATGGAACCTTATCAGTTCTTCATAACATTTACCCCAAAGAGCACCAGCAAAAGAAGCGGCAGCAGTTGAATGTGAAGCAAGTATTTGTTGGTGAATTGAGTTTGCACAGTTCCCAAAACAATGGACAAGTAGGGCACCGCAAAGAGCGTAGCATAGAACAGCCAGCGTTGCAAATTTGTCatatttaagtattttaaaagtcaataaaattaaaaacaaaataaatattctacACGTAAACAAGAGAGAATGCCAAGAGGTGGAACTTTAAGAACGATATTTCAATAATATCGCTAAATATAGtgtgaccaaaaaaaaataccaattttctttttatggGGCGGTAAATTTGAAATACACTTTTATTTCTAATACTTAAGTATTATAAAATTCTCAGTTccttcttctatttttttaaattttgaattacATACTTgctaaaaaaaatgggaagatCTAATATTGTAAAGAATTCCATAATGGTACAAATAAATGTGTTAAGAAAAAATGTAAGATGTAATGATCAATAGAttcaaaaaaagttttcattttaatgtaatttattttagcttaaatcaattttttattttgtgtatTAAAAATCAATAGCCCGGCCACGCTGCGAGTACGTTATCAAGAGTCGAGTGTCATGGCAAGTAGCTTTGCATAGTGAGCAAttcaaatatataattatCATAGTAGTTTAAaacttattaaattaaaaactaagcTGACGTAGTATTTCTGGCGCCAACGGTACAGGGTGTATTGGCAAGCAGGTCAGCCGTACGGCAGCCAATTATCTGAAACTTGACCTCTTTCTCTGGCAAGGCAGCGCCGACAAAAAGTCTTGGTTCGCTGCTCAAGGCCCAGAGCTCCTCCTCTCCTTTGGAATTTCTGTTGATCTTCAAGCCCGTGACGAACTTGATCTTCTGCGGATTGAAGGCCACCACTTGAATGTCATCCGCCGTATATTTTGACTTTCCATCCCAGCTAATCAAGGCGCCCAAGCTGATGAGGCTGCAAAAGAGGTTGCCCGACTGGTCCATCACCTCTGATTCGCATTGGATTCCGCGGGTGCCCAGGATACGAAAATCTCCTGTGACATCAGTGACATTCGGTGAATGCCAAAAAGTTTCGTTATTGATCAGTGAAAGAGGTACTTTCACTTCGTTAAAGGCGTTTAGTGTGTGAAAGTATAGAAAACGATCTGAAAGTGacaaaaaaaagttgaatTGAAGCTAAAATtatatgtttaaaaaaatccaCATTTAATAAGGccattaaaatataaacaattaccTTCCATCTCACTAGGGCTTAAACTGACGGTGAATATTCCTGCCTGAGAGCTGCCAGAGCGCACCAACTCCGGCACCGTAGATGGTTTCATGAATTCGTGTTCTATGCGCCAGGATCTACCAGTCAGGGAATCGAAAACAATGAGTCCATATCCCCAGGCGTCGGCAATATAGGCTTTACCCCCCAAACATCTATTGGGTGTTCCACTATCCGGTAGATCCACCACCAAAGCAGTGAAGATGGAAACACTGGGATTGTAGGAATTGGGCGGCAAAGAGTGACGTTGCACTAACTCATCCTTGACTAGATCGAAGGTTAGTATTTGCGGCGGACACAACTGTAATGAGTTAACTTGACCAGAATCCACCACCCACAGGCGCCAGCATTCATCGATCTTGATGGGAAATGTgtgattttaaagttttatataatattatagcAATATAAGAATGTGAAACTCACATAAGTCCTAATTGCGGACGTAATTCCAGAGCAGTTATTTGGCGGCACATGCCATTCCTCGCTTGGATAGGGCTCAAGTCTTGGATTTTCAACCACCTCATTGTCATCCGCAATCACAGTGGCCAGTGTGAAGGGTGTGGTCATGCTCAGTCTTGGGATCGTCAGGAAAGTGCGGTGCCTGCCCTCATCCCCATACTCAATATCCACGTCTACGGGCAGGAAGCGATTTCCTTTAGCCTGATCATCTCCTAAACTGAGATTCGACCATCTGTAGAGGGTGTGCAGGTCCTTGAGAACCAAAGGCTGTCCTTGCAGGACACCAAATACACTAGCCAGGATCACAAATGTTGCTCTAACCAAGAACTTACACAGTTCCATACTGTTCAAACGATTTCCTAAGACTGAGATGCACAGGTAGGCGCGATGAAGGTGTTAGCCTTTCGTTTAATGTACACTTTAAAATATAAGATAATCATTTTGCTTAAACATTTCATGAATATtctattgaaataaaaaaaaaacacacttaATGCCTGATCTAAAGGATAAGCAATTAAAAGTACATATTTGAAAattctttatttctttatattcagtacatatcatttctGGAAGTGTAATTGACCATCGACAGACCAGATAAAAGGTCGTGTACCTGTGGCGACCAAGCAAACACTTCGAATGCTCCTAAGATTTATGGATGGACATCTTTTATGGCGGCTTAAAGAGTGTTTACACAGCCTCACAGTCACTTAAAAATTGGGATGAGGGTATCGGATTTGGTATTTCGGATCTCGGATCTAAAAGCATCCCCGCCCCTGCAACAGGTCATCCACATCGCAACGCAAGACCCGATAATTGATCTCGGTGTAGTCAATGGTTCCGGCAAATATCTTCTGCAGGCGATTGGAGAACAGCCAGAGTTCCTCCCGCCCATCGGAGGGTCGACTGACGATCTTCAAACCGCTCACAAACTGCAGAGTCTCAGGATTCAGGGCCAGCAGTTTAACATTTTGGCCATTGTAGGGTGTGCGTATGTCCCAGGCAAAGATGCCAATCGGATTCAAAAAGCCGCAGAAGAGATATCCTTGCCGGCTGATAGCATGCGAAGCACATTGAACACCCCTCCGGCCCAAAGTAACAAATTCTGAAAGCGAGGAGC
This window contains:
- the LOC6500166 gene encoding dolichol-phosphate mannosyltransferase subunit 3; translated protein: MTNLQRWLFYATLFAVPYLSIVLGTVQTQFTNKYLLHIQLLPLLLLVLFGIFSVWTVLYRTFTFNDCPEAAKELQAQILEARKDLTAKGFRFRD
- the LOC6500165 gene encoding protein yellow is translated as MELCKFLVRATFVILASVFGVLQGQPLVLKDLHTLYRWSNLSLGDDQAKGNRFLPVDVDIEYGDEGRHRTFLTIPRLSMTTPFTLATVIADDNEVVENPRLEPYPSEEWHVPPNNCSGITSAIRTYIDECWRLWVVDSGQVNSLQLCPPQILTFDLVKDELVQRHSLPPNSYNPSVSIFTALVVDLPDSGTPNRCLGGKAYIADAWGYGLIVFDSLTGRSWRIEHEFMKPSTVPELVRSGSSQAGIFTVSLSPSEMEDRFLYFHTLNAFNEVKVPLSLINNETFWHSPNVTDVTGDFRILGTRGIQCESEVMDQSGNLFCSLISLGALISWDGKSKYTADDIQVVAFNPQKIKFVTGLKINRNSKGEEELWALSSEPRLFVGAALPEKEVKFQIIGCRTADLLANTPCTVGARNTTSA